One Candidatus Synechococcus calcipolaris G9 genomic window carries:
- the rpsU gene encoding 30S ribosomal protein S21, giving the protein MSEVRLGENETIESALRRFKKKIQKAGILSEVKRRERYEKPSLRRKRKQEAARKRNR; this is encoded by the coding sequence GTGTCTGAAGTGCGTTTAGGTGAAAATGAAACCATTGAGTCGGCCCTGCGTCGATTTAAGAAAAAAATCCAAAAAGCGGGTATCTTATCAGAAGTCAAACGGCGGGAACGTTACGAAAAACCCAGCCTAAGACGGAAACGGAAACAGGAGGCCGCCCGTAAACGCAACCGTTAG
- a CDS encoding KH domain-containing protein, with protein sequence MVTGSSLESSDPSATGYVVPDYAALVRYLLEPFMEAPQSLRLHTEQSPATARLWIRVAFDGEDKGRVFGRHGRNIQAVRTVVTAAAQSAGHSIHLDIYGERDQRSDSRINDTDRSSRRPRRPSRPSNSHPRRQS encoded by the coding sequence ATGGTGACTGGTTCATCCCTAGAAAGCTCAGATCCTTCGGCAACAGGTTATGTAGTGCCAGATTATGCCGCGTTGGTGCGTTATCTCCTAGAGCCATTTATGGAGGCCCCCCAATCTCTGCGGCTCCATACTGAGCAGTCCCCAGCGACGGCCCGGCTCTGGATTCGTGTCGCCTTTGACGGCGAAGATAAGGGGAGAGTCTTTGGCCGCCATGGCCGAAATATCCAAGCTGTACGCACCGTGGTAACGGCGGCTGCCCAATCTGCGGGCCATTCCATTCACCTTGATATTTATGGTGAGCGAGATCAACGCAGTGACTCTAGAATAAATGATACTGACCGTTCGTCTCGGCGACCGCGTCGTCCATCCCGTCCATCTAATTCCCATCCAAGGAGGCAAAGTTAA
- the rpsP gene encoding 30S ribosomal protein S16, protein MIKLRLKRYGKKRNATYRIVAMNSRDRRDGRALEELGFYDPIRDETRLKVDAIVQRLQQGAQPTETVRRIFEKANLFEQVKASS, encoded by the coding sequence ATGATTAAACTCAGACTCAAACGCTACGGGAAAAAGCGTAACGCTACCTATAGAATCGTTGCCATGAACAGTCGCGATCGCCGTGATGGTCGTGCCCTTGAAGAACTCGGCTTCTATGATCCAATTCGGGATGAAACCCGCCTCAAGGTGGATGCCATTGTGCAGCGGCTACAGCAAGGGGCCCAACCCACGGAAACCGTGCGGCGCATCTTTGAAAAGGCCAATCTTTTTGAGCAGGTGAAGGCTTCATCCTAA
- a CDS encoding diguanylate cyclase domain-containing protein, whose product MTIKLQNNSDNSIVLSTNPAPQKDIVLKSPDFGFSMTADAAPYTGKGTILLVDDIPENLQLLGDILIRLGYTVRSVTSGKMALKTVRVKQPDIILLDIKMPEMDGYQVCEALKAEPELQHIPVIFISALDDVLDKVKAFSCGGIDYITKPFQVEEVVARIEGPLTIQRQQRQLHEEVKKRREAEEVLYQSRSLLASVLNSSLNGIAAMQAVRRPATGNIEDFRCLVVNPVIARALNRDREELVGKMGFKRFLHQFEIDLFEQFVAVVETGEPIAQDLCLQGQDTFWYHLTAVKLGDGFAVTLQDITDRKSIEVKLQQANQKLEELANLDGLTQIANRRCFDQRIQAEWLRLSREQQPLSLIILDIDAFKAYNDFYGHLAGDDSLRLIAQAIAQTVKRPADMVARFGGEEFVILLPATDSEGAIKVAEDVQSLIAELAIPHKQSPISEMITVSLGIATLIPDTDRNSNLLIGRADEALYQAKDGGRNRYIVASSTN is encoded by the coding sequence ATGACTATTAAATTACAGAATAATAGTGATAATAGTATTGTGCTGAGTACCAACCCTGCCCCACAAAAAGACATTGTACTTAAATCTCCTGATTTTGGATTTTCCATGACCGCCGATGCCGCCCCATACACCGGTAAGGGAACCATCCTGCTCGTGGATGATATTCCTGAAAATCTCCAGTTACTCGGCGATATTTTAATTCGTCTCGGTTATACAGTACGCAGTGTCACCAGTGGCAAAATGGCCCTGAAAACCGTCCGGGTGAAACAGCCAGATATTATCTTGCTTGATATTAAAATGCCAGAAATGGATGGGTATCAAGTCTGCGAAGCCTTAAAAGCCGAGCCGGAATTGCAACATATTCCAGTGATTTTTATCAGTGCCCTAGATGACGTGTTGGATAAGGTCAAAGCCTTCTCCTGCGGTGGAATTGACTATATTACGAAACCCTTTCAGGTGGAAGAGGTGGTCGCTCGTATTGAAGGGCCCCTCACAATTCAACGGCAGCAAAGGCAACTGCACGAAGAAGTCAAAAAACGGCGGGAAGCCGAGGAAGTTCTCTACCAATCCCGCTCCTTACTGGCCAGTGTGTTGAATTCCTCTTTGAACGGGATTGCCGCCATGCAGGCGGTACGCAGACCTGCCACCGGGAATATTGAGGATTTTCGCTGCTTAGTAGTGAACCCAGTCATTGCCCGGGCCCTCAACCGCGATCGCGAAGAACTGGTGGGCAAAATGGGTTTTAAGCGGTTTTTGCATCAGTTTGAGATTGATCTCTTTGAGCAGTTCGTGGCGGTGGTGGAAACCGGAGAGCCGATCGCCCAGGATCTTTGCTTACAGGGACAGGACACCTTTTGGTATCACCTCACTGCCGTTAAATTAGGGGATGGGTTTGCGGTGACGCTCCAAGATATTACCGATCGCAAGTCCATTGAAGTTAAACTCCAACAGGCTAACCAAAAACTAGAAGAACTAGCCAATCTGGATGGACTCACCCAAATTGCAAACCGCCGCTGTTTTGATCAACGCATTCAAGCAGAATGGTTGCGCCTCAGCCGTGAGCAGCAGCCCCTATCGCTGATCATATTGGATATTGATGCCTTTAAGGCCTACAACGATTTCTATGGCCACTTAGCCGGAGATGACTCTTTAAGGTTAATTGCCCAGGCGATCGCCCAGACAGTGAAGCGGCCGGCAGATATGGTTGCCCGTTTTGGCGGAGAAGAATTTGTCATCCTTTTGCCTGCTACCGATAGCGAGGGAGCCATTAAGGTGGCAGAAGACGTTCAGTCCCTTATTGCCGAACTGGCCATCCCCCACAAGCAGTCCCCAATTAGTGAAATGATCACGGTCAGCTTGGGCATTGCCACCCTGATTCCTGATACGGATAGGAATTCTAACCTATTGATTGGCCGGGCGGACGAGGCCCTCTACCAAGCCAAAGATGGGGGACGAAACCGTTACATTGTCGCTTCTTCGACGAATTAA
- a CDS encoding PhoH family protein produces the protein MTESLTIDLSSTENAIALAGEQEANLAIFAAQTGAKLVLRGQDLYISGTSNQIKLCEKVIQDLGTLWRDGRPISGVDILTVRHAIDTQQQDALKDLQQDVLVRTRRGDVIRAKTFRQRKYIQAIRHYTLTFGIGPAGTGKTFLATVLAVQTLLAGKYERLILTRPAVEAGERLGFLPGDLQQKIDPYLRPLYDALYELVEPEKISNLMERGVIEVAPLAYMRGRTLNNAFVILDEAQNTTPAQMKMVLTRIGFNSCLVVTGDVTQTDLPQHQSSGLTVAAKILADVDGIAFCYLTKGDVIRHPLVEKIIDAYERYGN, from the coding sequence ATGACAGAATCCTTAACAATTGATTTAAGCAGCACCGAAAATGCGATCGCCCTGGCCGGAGAACAAGAAGCTAACTTAGCTATATTTGCCGCTCAGACTGGGGCGAAACTTGTTTTACGGGGTCAGGATCTCTACATTTCCGGTACCTCTAACCAGATCAAACTCTGCGAAAAAGTTATCCAGGATCTGGGAACCCTGTGGCGGGATGGTCGCCCCATTTCTGGGGTTGATATTCTCACCGTTCGCCATGCCATTGATACCCAGCAGCAGGATGCCCTAAAGGATCTCCAGCAAGATGTTTTAGTGCGGACGCGCCGGGGGGATGTAATTCGGGCAAAAACATTTCGGCAGCGGAAATATATTCAAGCCATTCGTCACTACACCTTAACCTTTGGGATTGGCCCGGCGGGAACCGGAAAAACCTTTTTAGCCACGGTGTTAGCGGTACAGACCCTATTGGCGGGAAAATATGAGCGTTTGATTTTAACCCGACCCGCCGTGGAAGCGGGAGAGCGTTTGGGCTTTTTACCGGGAGACCTTCAGCAAAAGATTGATCCCTACCTGCGGCCCCTCTACGATGCCCTCTATGAATTAGTGGAACCGGAAAAAATTAGTAACTTAATGGAACGGGGTGTGATTGAAGTTGCCCCCCTGGCCTACATGCGGGGGCGTACCCTCAATAATGCCTTTGTGATTTTAGATGAAGCCCAGAACACAACTCCGGCCCAGATGAAAATGGTGTTAACCCGCATTGGCTTTAACTCCTGCTTAGTGGTGACCGGGGATGTGACCCAAACGGATTTGCCCCAGCATCAGTCATCCGGCTTAACCGTGGCAGCAAAAATTCTCGCCGACGTGGATGGAATTGCCTTTTGCTACCTAACGAAGGGGGATGTGATTCGCCATCCTCTCGTGGAAAAGATTATTGATGCCTACGAGCGTTATGGGAATTAA
- a CDS encoding FAD-binding domain-containing protein — protein sequence MTSPPLRLFWHRRDLRINDNTGLSQACSHTPRVVGVFCLDPAILSRDDMAPVRIHYMIGSLQELQRSYEHLGGTLLIVQGSPIQLIPALAQALNVEAVHWHHDVEVYAKERDRQVVNHLQARGIKVETCWDQLMHSPDQVYTQQDTPYTVYSPFWRKWVSLDKPAPVSAPTHLLGLTADELEQVKQLGAIALPTAKDLGFHWDGPFVLEPGERAAKNQLDGFTAQAIYDYGEARNYPGQPGTALLSPALKFGVVGIRQIWAASEQAMAACNSDEARASVQTWQKELAWREFYQHVMYWFPELEAGPYRSGFATFPWENRLDYFEAWCQGQTGYPIVDAAMRQLNETGWMHNRCRMIVASFLTKDLVIQPQWGEKYFMQHLIDGDVSSNNGGWQWSASSGMDPKPLRIFNPASQAQKFDGEGEYIRQWLPELRGIDTADLLTGQIPPLDRQRCDYPAAIVDHRVQQQHFKALYQRHFKG from the coding sequence ATGACCTCGCCTCCCCTTCGTTTATTTTGGCATCGCCGCGATCTGCGGATTAACGATAATACTGGTTTGAGCCAGGCTTGCTCCCACACCCCGCGAGTTGTGGGTGTATTTTGCTTGGATCCAGCTATTTTGAGTCGGGATGATATGGCTCCAGTGCGGATTCACTATATGATCGGCTCTCTTCAGGAATTACAACGATCCTATGAACACTTGGGGGGGACTTTGCTGATTGTTCAGGGAAGCCCAATTCAACTCATTCCTGCCCTTGCCCAGGCCCTGAACGTAGAAGCGGTTCACTGGCACCATGATGTGGAAGTCTATGCCAAGGAGCGCGATCGCCAGGTGGTGAATCATCTCCAAGCTAGGGGCATTAAGGTGGAAACCTGCTGGGATCAATTAATGCACAGCCCCGATCAGGTCTACACCCAACAGGACACCCCCTACACCGTCTATAGTCCCTTTTGGCGAAAATGGGTCTCCCTGGACAAGCCGGCCCCGGTCTCTGCCCCCACCCATTTGCTGGGATTAACCGCCGATGAGTTAGAGCAGGTCAAGCAATTGGGGGCGATCGCCCTCCCCACCGCCAAGGATCTAGGATTTCATTGGGATGGGCCCTTCGTTTTGGAACCCGGGGAACGGGCAGCAAAAAACCAGTTAGATGGGTTTACTGCTCAAGCCATTTACGACTACGGCGAAGCCCGCAACTATCCTGGCCAGCCGGGAACGGCCCTGCTGAGTCCCGCCCTTAAATTTGGCGTGGTGGGGATCCGTCAGATTTGGGCCGCCAGTGAGCAGGCCATGGCTGCTTGCAATAGTGACGAAGCCCGCGCCAGTGTGCAAACCTGGCAAAAGGAACTGGCTTGGCGTGAATTTTATCAGCACGTCATGTATTGGTTTCCCGAACTAGAGGCTGGGCCCTACCGCAGCGGCTTTGCCACCTTTCCCTGGGAAAATCGCCTAGATTACTTTGAAGCTTGGTGTCAGGGGCAAACGGGCTACCCGATTGTGGATGCGGCCATGCGCCAACTGAATGAAACGGGCTGGATGCATAATCGCTGTCGTATGATTGTGGCCAGTTTTTTAACCAAAGACCTAGTGATTCAACCCCAATGGGGCGAAAAATACTTCATGCAACATCTGATTGATGGGGATGTCTCCTCGAATAATGGGGGGTGGCAGTGGAGTGCCTCCAGTGGTATGGACCCCAAGCCTTTACGGATTTTTAATCCGGCAAGTCAAGCCCAAAAGTTTGATGGGGAAGGAGAGTACATTCGCCAATGGCTACCGGAGTTGCGGGGAATTGATACCGCCGATCTCTTGACAGGGCAAATCCCCCCCCTCGATCGCCAACGCTGTGACTATCCGGCGGCGATCGTCGATCATCGTGTCCAGCAGCAGCATTTCAAAGCGCTCTACCAGCGGCACTTTAAGGGTTAA
- a CDS encoding MASE1 domain-containing protein — protein sequence MAQFNWKKLYPYGFQLNRRRWWLEIGTIALLYTLFCWLVLKRLPILEATYGSPVWPGAGITVGGLLAWGRRRWFGVFLGAAIVNFLVKDDPAWAATIGTLAVTVGVVLTVSAMNQWIGKAHPFERVRNVVLFTLCSLFSGTLIQSLVGVTLIFITEQLPREQFLGFLANWWIGDSIGVLVIAPVFFTWCAPAKKFDSIRYSLLTPKRPQEFVIILASLGAIGLGAFGLSQPVDYLLFPPLLWCAFRFSAQLTTLLVAIVATSAAICTAYKLGTFYRVFQESESLLLFQLFIGVMAVTVLVVLGIVAENERAQQQLNQLNSELEQRVLDRTSALQASEARAQELATKAEAANQAKSAFIANMSHELRSPLNAVLGFSQLMLRSRELPPDQYENAGIIYRSGDYLLTLINNILDLSKLEANKATLNPHSFDLVRLLEDLEDMLHLRASSAGLDLIFEWSDDLPRYIYTDEMKLRQILINLLSNGIKFTSAGRVWLTVDHQPTNDPETWQLNIVVGDTGLGIGAKELEHLFDPFTQGQAGREKQEGTGLGLSISRKFIQLMGGEIQVESTLGQGTRFSFHIPVQIGTGTLIDSDSGKQQVKALAAGQPTYRILVVDDKDVNRQLMIKLLTPLGFEVQEAANGREAIARWEEWDPHLIWMDMRMPVMDGYEATKFIKSTTKGMATAVIALTASVLEEERAVILSAGCDDFLRKPFAEHTIFDALTKHLGVTYIYEDSSTPAPQMEAQTLESSEQLAGLPQDWLNSFFEAALEANGQAATDLVDAIPPSHQHLQASLKTLTRQFQFETLVNLVEPLMS from the coding sequence GTTGCCCATTTTAGAAGCCACCTATGGCTCCCCAGTGTGGCCCGGGGCAGGGATCACCGTCGGCGGACTCTTGGCCTGGGGCAGACGACGCTGGTTTGGGGTTTTTCTAGGGGCGGCGATCGTTAACTTTTTGGTCAAGGACGATCCCGCTTGGGCCGCCACCATTGGTACCCTAGCCGTAACTGTGGGAGTCGTCCTCACTGTTTCCGCCATGAATCAGTGGATTGGTAAAGCTCATCCCTTTGAAAGGGTTAGGAATGTCGTACTTTTTACCCTTTGCTCCCTTTTTAGCGGCACTCTGATTCAGTCCCTCGTGGGGGTCACTTTAATTTTCATTACCGAGCAACTACCCAGGGAACAATTTCTAGGATTTTTAGCCAACTGGTGGATTGGCGACAGCATCGGCGTCTTAGTGATTGCCCCAGTATTTTTTACCTGGTGCGCCCCCGCCAAGAAATTCGACTCTATCCGATATTCTCTGTTAACACCAAAACGACCCCAGGAATTCGTTATTATTTTGGCCAGCTTAGGGGCGATTGGATTAGGGGCCTTTGGCTTGAGTCAACCCGTAGATTACCTCCTATTTCCCCCCCTGCTCTGGTGTGCCTTTCGCTTTTCCGCCCAACTGACGACCCTACTCGTGGCCATTGTTGCCACCAGTGCCGCCATCTGCACCGCCTACAAACTGGGAACCTTTTATCGAGTTTTTCAAGAGAGCGAATCCCTACTCCTATTTCAGTTATTTATTGGGGTGATGGCCGTAACAGTGCTAGTGGTCTTGGGAATTGTGGCAGAAAACGAACGGGCCCAACAACAACTCAATCAACTCAACAGCGAACTAGAGCAGCGCGTCCTCGATCGCACCAGTGCCCTCCAAGCCAGTGAAGCCCGGGCCCAGGAACTCGCCACCAAAGCAGAGGCGGCAAACCAAGCCAAAAGTGCCTTTATTGCCAACATGAGTCACGAATTGCGATCGCCCCTGAATGCGGTTCTTGGCTTTTCCCAACTCATGCTCCGCAGCCGTGAGTTACCCCCAGATCAGTACGAAAATGCCGGGATCATCTATCGCAGTGGTGACTATCTTTTAACCTTAATTAATAACATTCTGGATCTATCCAAACTCGAAGCTAATAAAGCTACCCTTAATCCCCATAGCTTTGATCTGGTGCGTCTCCTCGAAGACTTGGAAGATATGCTGCATCTGCGTGCCTCCAGTGCCGGCCTAGACTTGATTTTTGAGTGGAGTGATGACCTGCCACGGTACATCTACACCGACGAAATGAAACTGCGCCAAATATTGATTAACTTACTGAGTAATGGGATTAAATTTACCAGCGCTGGGCGCGTCTGGCTTACCGTTGACCATCAACCCACCAATGACCCGGAAACCTGGCAATTGAATATCGTCGTTGGAGATACGGGACTAGGCATTGGAGCCAAGGAATTAGAGCATTTATTTGATCCATTTACCCAGGGACAAGCGGGGCGGGAAAAGCAGGAAGGTACTGGCCTGGGACTTAGTATTAGCCGCAAATTTATTCAACTGATGGGGGGCGAGATTCAGGTTGAAAGCACCCTGGGCCAGGGAACCCGTTTTTCCTTCCATATTCCGGTGCAAATCGGCACGGGAACCCTCATCGATAGTGACTCTGGGAAACAACAGGTCAAGGCCCTAGCTGCGGGGCAGCCCACCTATCGCATTTTGGTCGTGGATGATAAGGACGTGAATCGTCAACTCATGATCAAATTATTAACGCCCCTAGGCTTTGAGGTGCAAGAAGCCGCCAATGGTCGCGAGGCGATCGCCCGCTGGGAAGAATGGGATCCCCACCTGATTTGGATGGATATGCGGATGCCCGTCATGGACGGCTACGAAGCCACTAAATTTATTAAATCTACAACCAAAGGCATGGCCACCGCTGTCATTGCCCTCACCGCTAGTGTCCTGGAAGAAGAGCGGGCCGTCATTCTCTCCGCGGGTTGTGATGACTTTCTCCGCAAACCCTTTGCCGAACACACTATTTTTGATGCCCTGACAAAACACCTAGGCGTAACCTATATCTACGAAGATAGCTCTACCCCTGCCCCGCAAATGGAGGCCCAAACCCTAGAATCCTCTGAGCAGTTGGCCGGATTACCCCAAGACTGGCTCAATTCATTTTTTGAAGCGGCCCTAGAAGCGAACGGCCAAGCGGCAACTGACCTCGTGGATGCAATTCCCCCCTCCCATCAACATTTACAGGCTTCCCTAAAAACCCTAACTCGGCAGTTTCAATTTGAAACCCTTGTTAACCTAGTAGAACCACTGATGAGTTAA